A genomic window from Lotus japonicus ecotype B-129 chromosome 1, LjGifu_v1.2 includes:
- the LOC130724367 gene encoding zinc finger BED domain-containing protein RICESLEEPER 2-like gives MEQPNQHLSSTPSPIDTQAAGPSNVTQPAGASIGGSQPTQGAETDIARADPVVLPPPPEVEGANPKKKRKPNASGPRTTASIWKHFTRLPENEVQDPTAACNYCGKRYLCDSKTHGTTNLNTHLKICIKYTYAISNDPSQTVLNLASGDLAATSLRFNVEACRKAVAMFVILDEHAFRAVEGEGFKFLCNQLQPQFTVPSRFTVARDCYLIYLDEKVRLRAFFRSNCSRVALTTDCWTSVQNLSYLVLTAHFVDNDWRYQKRIISFSTVPNHKGETIGKVVEEVLREWGLRNLSTITVDNASSNDVAVAHLKKRFKNMNGLVLDGQFFHMRCCAHILNLVVNDGLKDMSGCITSIRNAVRFVRSSTQRHDKFMECIEFSRISSKKLVCLDVPTRWNSTYLMLDAAEKFQVAFEKLEFEDPNYLESFGVAGPPTSADWDKARAFIRFLKIFYEATQMFSSSLHVSVHTAFHQLAVIYSELVQYCHSSNPTLSRMGMDMKLKYDKYWGSIANINHLLYFGVIFDPRYKLKYVRWCFSKMYNEDPNLIKELITSINENLSRMYDCYSAAHNEENRQDQGQSSHGPLGPLEGSTSGSKSAEIPTFLEMANAFQQHLEQESSFESKNELERYLDEACVKDNGKFELLVWWRQNSSRFPILSILVKDVLATPVSTVASESAFSTGGRVLDTYRSSLNPEVAEALICTQNWMRQSSNQPKELDVVDVFDQSEKVITEFRGLIISGRARRSAAGAGSSQSQPMSIG, from the exons ATGGAGCAACCTAATCAACACTTGTCTTCGACACCATCTCCAATAGACACCCAAGCAGCTGGACCATCCAATGTAACTCAACCAGCAGGTGCTTCTATTGGTGGAAGTCAACCCACTCAAGGTGCTGAGACTGATATTGCTAGGGCTGATCCTGTTGTGCTTCCCCCACCCCCTGAAGTTGAAGGGGCTAATCCTAAGAAAAAGCGTAAGCCAAATGCTAGCGGTCCGCGTACAACAGCTTCTATATGGAAGCACTTTACCAGATTACCTGAAAATGAAGTTCAAGACCCCACTGCTGCTTGCAACTACTGTGGTAAGAGGTATTTGTGTGATAGCAAGACTCATGGCACCACAAACTTGAACACTCACTTGAAAATTTGCATTAAGTACACCTATGCAATCAGTAATGATCCAAGCCAGACTGTCCTTAATTTAGCTTCTGGGGACCTGGCAGCAACTAGCCTTAGATTTAATGTTGAAGCATGCAGGAAGGCAGTTGCGATGTTTGTTATCTTAGATGAACACGCTTTTAGAGCTGTTGAGGGAGAGGGATTTAAATTTCTATGTAACCAATTGCAACCTCAATTCACAGTTCCGTCTAGATTTACTGTTGCTAGGGACTGTTATCTGATTTACCTTGATGAAAAAGTGAGGCTGAGAGCCTTTTTTAGGTCAAATTGTAGTAGGGTGGCCCTTACAACTGATTGTTGGACATCAGTTCAGAACCTAAGTTACCTAGTCTTGACTGCTCATTTCGTAGATAATGATTGGAGGTATCAAAAAAGAATTATCAGCTTTTCAACAGTACCTAATCATAAAGGTGAGACAATAGGGAAGGTTGTTGAGGAAGTTTTGAGGGAGTGGGGGCTTAGAAATCTGTCCACAATCACCGTTGACAATGCATCTTCAAATGATGTTGCTGTAGCTCACTTGAAAAAAAGATTTAAGAACATGAATGGTTTGGTCTTAGATGGCCAATTCTTCCACATGAGATGCTGTGCTCACATTTTAAACCTGGTAGTGAATGATGGTTTAAAGGATATGAGTGGTTGTATCACAAGCATTCGTAATGCGGTTAGGTTTGTTCGGTCATCTACTCAAAGGCATGACAAATTCATGGAATGCATTGAGTTTTCTAGGATATCTTCCAAGAAACTAGTTTGTCTTGATGTTCCTACTCGATGGAACTCGACTTACTTGATGTTGGATGCAGCTGAGAAGTTCCAAGTTGCATTTGAAAAGCTGGAGTTTGAGGATCCCAATTACTTGGAAAGCTTTGGTGTTGCTGGTCCCCCTACTAGTGCAGATTGGGATAAGGCAAGAGCTTTTATTAGATTTCTGAAAATTTTTTATGAGGCCACACAAATGTTTTCATCATCCTTGCATGTTAGTGTGCATACTGCCTTTCACCAGCTTGCTGTAATTTATAGTGAGCTTGTGCAGTATTGTCATAGTTCAAATCCTACTTTGAGTAGAATGGGTATGGATATGAAGCTCAAGTATGATAAGTATTGGGGTAGCATTGCTAACATTAATCATCTCCTTTATTTTGGGGTCATCTTTGATCCTCGATATAAGTTGAAGTATGTAAGGTGGTGCTTTTCTAAAATGTATAATGAGGACCCAAATCTGATAAAAGAGCTCATAACTAGCATTAATGAGAATCTGTCCAGAATGTACGATTGCTATTCTGCTGCTCATAATGAAGAAAATAGGCAAGATCAAGGGCAATCATCTCATGGACCATTGGGTCCTTTGGAGGGGAGTACATCTGGGTCAAAATCTGCTGAAATTCCAACTTTCTTAGAAATGGCAAATGCTTTTCAGCAGCATCTTGAGCAAGAAAGTTCATTTGAAAGTAAAAATGAGCTTGAGAGATACTTAGATGAAGCTTGTGTTAAAGATAATGGCAAGTTTGAGCTGCTAGTATGGTGGAGGCAGAATTCATCAAGATTTCCAATCTTGTCAATTCTGGTCAAGGATGTTTTGGCTACTCCAGTTTCAACAGTGGCTTCTGAGAGTGCATTTAGCACTGGTGGTAGAGTCTTGGACACTTATAGGAGCTCTCTAAAccctgaagttgcagaagcacTGATTTGTACTCAAAACTGGATGAGACAATCTTCCAATCAGCCCAAAGAACTTGATGTTGTTGATGTATTTGACCAATCTGAAAAAGTTATAACAG AATTTCGAGGCTTGATCATTTCTGGAAGGGCTAGAAGATCTGCTGCTGGTGCTGGATCTTCTCAGTCACAGCCAATGTCTATTGGCTGA